One region of Streptococcus parasanguinis genomic DNA includes:
- a CDS encoding branched-chain amino acid aminotransferase: MTVSLDWENLGFSYMKLPYRYLVYYRNGAWEKGELTEDATLHLSESSPSLHYGQQAFEGLKAYRTKDGSIQLFRPDQNAKRLQRTADRLLMPQVPVDMFVDACKAVVKANEEYVPPYGTGATLYLRPLLIGVGDIIGVHPADEYIFTIFAMPVGNYFKGGLVPTNFLIQDEYDRAAPHGTGAAKVGGNYAASMLPGKIAHDRNFSDVIYLDPATHTKIEEVGSANFFGITANNEFVTPLSPSILPSITKYSLLYLAEHRLGMTPIEGDVFINELDRFVEAGACGTAAVISPIGGVQHGDDFHVFYSETEVGPITRKLYDELTGIQFGDVEAPEGWIVKVD; this comes from the coding sequence ATGACAGTATCACTTGATTGGGAAAACCTTGGCTTTTCATATATGAAATTACCTTATCGCTATTTGGTATATTATCGCAATGGAGCTTGGGAAAAAGGGGAATTGACAGAAGATGCGACTTTGCATTTGTCCGAATCTTCTCCAAGTTTGCATTACGGTCAGCAAGCCTTTGAAGGGTTGAAAGCCTACCGTACAAAAGATGGAAGTATCCAATTGTTCCGTCCAGATCAAAACGCTAAACGTTTGCAACGCACAGCAGATCGGTTGCTGATGCCTCAAGTACCTGTTGACATGTTTGTAGATGCTTGTAAGGCAGTGGTAAAAGCCAATGAAGAGTATGTTCCACCATATGGTACAGGAGCTACCCTTTACCTTCGTCCACTTTTGATTGGGGTTGGTGATATTATTGGTGTGCATCCAGCAGATGAGTATATCTTTACCATCTTTGCCATGCCTGTCGGTAACTATTTTAAAGGTGGTTTGGTCCCAACGAACTTCTTGATTCAAGATGAGTATGACCGTGCTGCACCACATGGTACAGGGGCTGCAAAAGTTGGTGGGAACTACGCAGCTAGTATGTTGCCAGGTAAGATTGCGCATGATCGTAACTTCTCTGACGTGATTTACCTCGATCCAGCGACTCACACCAAGATTGAAGAAGTTGGTTCTGCAAACTTCTTTGGTATCACTGCTAATAACGAATTTGTGACGCCATTGAGTCCGTCTATTTTGCCATCGATCACCAAGTACTCTTTGCTTTACTTGGCAGAACACCGTCTTGGTATGACACCAATTGAAGGGGATGTCTTTATTAATGAGCTGGATCGCTTTGTAGAAGCAGGAGCTTGTGGTACCGCAGCTGTCATCTCTCCGATCGGAGGTGTTCAACACGGTGATGACTTCCATGTCTTCTATTCTGAAACAGAAGTAGGTCCTATCACACGTAAGCTCTATGACGAGTTGACCGGTATCCAATTTGGCGATGTCGAAGCGCCAGAAGGATGGATTGTCAAAGTCGATTAA
- a CDS encoding aminoglycoside 6-adenylyltransferase, translating into MRTDTEMMNLILQIAESLQVEAVALSGSRVNPRAPKDEFQDYDVVYIVDDLEDLISDLSWLDQYGNRLIEQHNRLGHRRLYLMLFEDGNRIDLTLCPKESIQEWVDSEANFEVIKDDKGLFEAYQPNSKRYWTVPPTEEEFAASCNEFWWVSAYVVKAIRRNQLIYATDHLYGICQQELFKVLAWQVTSDRGVVDIGKNYKHLFQYLPAEQEKEYSALLDLSSFDKITKSLFATMGLFNREAQILAQKMGFTYDKEVAEKMTSYAKEKLSNH; encoded by the coding sequence ATGAGAACTGATACAGAAATGATGAATCTGATTTTGCAGATAGCTGAGTCCTTGCAAGTGGAAGCAGTGGCCTTATCCGGTTCGCGAGTCAATCCTCGGGCACCCAAAGACGAGTTTCAAGATTATGATGTGGTCTATATCGTTGATGATCTAGAAGACCTGATTTCAGATTTATCCTGGTTGGATCAGTACGGAAATCGACTCATCGAACAGCACAACCGACTGGGACATCGTCGTCTGTATCTCATGCTCTTTGAAGACGGCAACCGTATCGATTTGACCCTCTGTCCCAAGGAGTCTATCCAAGAGTGGGTGGACAGCGAAGCAAATTTTGAAGTTATAAAAGACGACAAAGGTTTGTTTGAAGCCTATCAGCCTAATTCCAAGCGCTATTGGACCGTTCCGCCTACTGAAGAGGAATTTGCAGCATCCTGCAATGAATTTTGGTGGGTATCGGCTTATGTCGTAAAGGCCATTCGAAGAAATCAGCTTATTTATGCGACCGACCACCTCTATGGCATTTGTCAGCAAGAACTTTTCAAGGTCTTAGCTTGGCAGGTGACAAGCGATAGGGGAGTAGTTGACATCGGAAAGAACTACAAGCACCTCTTCCAGTATCTACCAGCTGAGCAAGAGAAGGAGTACTCAGCTTTGCTTGATTTATCTAGTTTCGATAAAATCACTAAGTCTTTATTTGCTACCATGGGGCTATTCAATCGAGAAGCTCAAATTCTGGCCCAAAAGATGGGGTTTACTTACGATAAGGAAGTAGCAGAAAAAATGACTTCTTATGCTAAAGAGAAACTTTCTAATCATTAA
- the rpsA gene encoding 30S ribosomal protein S1, translated as MNEFEDLLNSVSQVEPGDVVTAEVLTVDANQANVAISGTGVEGVLTLRELTNDRDADINDLVKPGETLELLVLRQVVGKDTDTVTYLVSKKRLEARKAWDKLVGREEEVVTVKGTRAVKGGLSVEFEGLRGFIPASMLDTRFVRNTERFVGQEFDAKIKEVDPKENRFILSRREVVEAESAAARAEVFGKLNVGDVVTGKVARITSFGAFIDLGGVDGLVHLTELSHERNVSPKSVVTVGEEIQVKVLDLNEEEGRVSLSLKATTPGPWDGVEQKLAAGDVIEGTVKRLTDFGAFVEVLPGIDGLVHISQISHKRVENPKDVLKVGQEVTVKVLEVNAADERVSLSIKALEERPAQEEGEKQEKRQSRPRRPKQEKRDFDLPETQTGFSMADLFGDIEL; from the coding sequence ATGAATGAATTTGAAGATTTGCTAAACAGTGTTAGCCAAGTTGAACCAGGTGACGTTGTTACTGCTGAAGTATTGACAGTTGACGCGAACCAAGCTAACGTTGCAATCTCTGGAACTGGTGTCGAAGGTGTCTTGACTCTTCGCGAATTGACAAACGATCGTGATGCTGACATCAACGACTTGGTAAAACCAGGTGAAACACTTGAATTGCTTGTTCTTCGTCAAGTAGTTGGTAAAGATACTGATACAGTAACTTACCTTGTATCTAAAAAACGTTTGGAAGCTCGCAAAGCATGGGACAAATTGGTTGGACGTGAAGAAGAAGTTGTTACTGTTAAAGGAACTCGCGCTGTTAAGGGCGGACTTTCAGTAGAATTTGAAGGACTTCGTGGATTTATTCCAGCTTCAATGCTTGATACTCGTTTTGTACGTAACACTGAACGTTTCGTAGGTCAAGAATTTGATGCTAAAATCAAAGAAGTAGATCCAAAAGAAAACCGCTTTATCCTTTCACGTCGTGAAGTTGTTGAAGCTGAATCAGCTGCAGCACGCGCAGAAGTATTTGGTAAATTGAACGTTGGTGATGTCGTAACTGGTAAAGTTGCACGTATCACAAGCTTCGGTGCCTTCATTGACCTTGGTGGTGTTGATGGATTGGTTCACTTGACAGAATTATCACACGAACGCAACGTATCACCTAAATCAGTTGTAACTGTTGGTGAAGAAATCCAAGTGAAAGTTCTTGACTTGAACGAAGAAGAAGGTCGTGTATCACTTTCATTGAAAGCTACAACCCCTGGACCTTGGGATGGCGTTGAACAAAAATTGGCTGCTGGTGATGTTATCGAAGGAACTGTTAAACGTTTGACTGACTTCGGTGCATTCGTTGAGGTATTGCCAGGTATCGACGGACTTGTACACATCTCACAAATTTCACACAAACGTGTTGAAAATCCAAAAGATGTTCTTAAAGTTGGACAAGAAGTAACTGTTAAAGTTCTTGAAGTAAATGCTGCAGATGAACGTGTATCACTTTCTATCAAAGCTCTTGAAGAACGTCCAGCTCAAGAAGAAGGCGAAAAACAAGAAAAACGTCAATCTCGCCCACGTCGTCCAAAACAAGAAAAACGCGACTTTGATCTTCCAGAAACTCAAACTGGATTCTCAATGGCTGACTTGTTTGGCGATATCGAATTGTAA
- a CDS encoding DUF2969 domain-containing protein, whose amino-acid sequence MSKKDKKIEIQIVDSKVTVGKDTFDGFTLSIGKKTIGEIADMGGQFAIIKNGNVDSLYKKLEKAVEILIENYNLNK is encoded by the coding sequence ATGAGTAAAAAAGATAAGAAAATTGAGATTCAAATCGTTGATAGTAAAGTAACCGTCGGAAAAGACACTTTTGATGGATTCACTTTGTCCATTGGCAAGAAAACGATTGGTGAAATTGCAGACATGGGTGGGCAATTTGCCATTATCAAAAATGGAAATGTGGATTCTCTTTACAAAAAACTTGAAAAAGCCGTTGAAATTTTGATAGAAAATTATAATTTGAATAAATAA
- a CDS encoding glycosyltransferase — MTGLDKVIKIDVISVPFSGHLFPTLTLVKPLLEDPRFQVRVITGFQKKALVEQIGFDCLALFPDRPTVMEDIANTAKQANLFIMYQQLGANSKLIPEVFNEINRIWDSEGQPDLIIADFVAAPAGVLADRLGIPWITTIPSPVAIESRTTTPAYLGGWKPHQGIFYKWRDALGRQVIRLAKKVGFALVKKNLDTIQDFKLYREDGTEGVYSPYSILALGMKELEFRDDFPSQLKWVGYRCLSFDRLPQEQKQYFTSSKKRVLVTCGTHLKWEKERMVELAKLLSQEHPDYVFYVTLGDPNGLENPPKMLSENLLIFDYLPYSDVLDQMDFAIHHAGAGILMGCIEEGIPSLILPQDYDQFDNAVRAELFQVGLVSRKKTDSEVLRLFNELVSREDWSHLKALAQKSKAYQSTKILYQEIERLLKVKL; from the coding sequence ATGACTGGATTAGACAAAGTGATAAAAATCGATGTAATAAGCGTTCCCTTTAGTGGCCATTTATTTCCGACTTTGACTTTGGTCAAGCCCTTGCTGGAGGATCCTCGTTTTCAGGTTCGAGTCATCACAGGTTTTCAGAAAAAGGCATTGGTTGAGCAGATTGGTTTTGACTGCCTTGCCTTATTTCCTGACCGTCCGACAGTCATGGAAGATATAGCCAATACAGCCAAGCAAGCAAACCTATTTATCATGTACCAACAATTAGGGGCCAATAGCAAACTGATTCCTGAAGTTTTCAACGAGATAAATCGAATTTGGGACTCTGAAGGACAACCAGACTTGATTATTGCAGATTTCGTAGCAGCTCCTGCTGGTGTTTTAGCGGATCGTTTGGGGATTCCTTGGATTACGACCATTCCAAGTCCAGTAGCGATAGAGAGTCGTACGACCACTCCGGCTTATCTAGGAGGCTGGAAACCGCATCAGGGAATCTTCTACAAGTGGAGAGATGCTCTGGGTAGGCAAGTCATCCGTCTGGCAAAGAAAGTTGGGTTTGCGCTGGTTAAGAAGAATCTTGATACCATACAGGATTTTAAACTCTACCGTGAAGATGGGACAGAAGGGGTCTATTCTCCCTATTCAATCTTGGCTCTGGGCATGAAAGAGTTGGAGTTTCGAGACGATTTTCCTTCCCAGCTTAAATGGGTTGGTTATCGCTGTCTCTCTTTTGATCGACTTCCTCAAGAACAGAAACAGTATTTTACGAGTTCTAAAAAGCGGGTCCTCGTTACCTGTGGCACTCATTTAAAATGGGAAAAAGAGCGGATGGTGGAGTTGGCAAAGCTTTTGAGCCAAGAACATCCTGACTATGTCTTTTACGTAACCTTAGGCGACCCTAATGGTTTGGAGAATCCACCCAAGATGTTGTCGGAGAATCTTTTGATCTTTGATTACCTCCCCTATTCAGATGTTCTGGATCAAATGGATTTTGCCATTCATCATGCAGGTGCTGGGATTTTGATGGGGTGTATCGAAGAGGGGATTCCTAGTCTGATTTTGCCCCAGGACTATGACCAGTTTGACAATGCGGTTCGGGCTGAGTTATTCCAAGTAGGATTGGTTTCTCGTAAAAAGACAGATTCCGAAGTTTTGCGCTTATTTAATGAATTGGTTTCTCGGGAAGATTGGTCGCACCTAAAGGCTCTGGCTCAGAAAAGCAAAGCCTACCAGTCAACAAAGATTCTTTATCAAGAAATTGAGAGACTCCTGAAAGTGAAGTTATAG
- a CDS encoding NUDIX hydrolase, translated as MTVKLIAHTLIEKDGKYLLIKRSKIKRGLPNVYPSYWDIPGGSVEENELPREAALREAIEEVNQKLRINKIIHEDSQFDASKDTVFTRLVYAGEILEERDFILDPEEHTDFKWISSLKDIESNLVVPYLLEILADKSK; from the coding sequence ATGACAGTAAAATTAATCGCCCATACCTTGATTGAGAAAGACGGGAAGTATCTGCTTATCAAACGCTCGAAAATAAAGCGAGGTCTCCCTAATGTCTATCCATCTTATTGGGATATTCCAGGTGGAAGTGTAGAAGAGAATGAATTGCCCAGAGAGGCTGCTCTACGTGAGGCTATTGAGGAGGTTAATCAAAAGCTTCGGATTAATAAGATTATCCACGAAGATAGTCAATTTGATGCCAGCAAAGATACTGTCTTTACACGCCTAGTTTATGCTGGCGAGATTTTGGAAGAGCGTGATTTTATATTAGATCCAGAAGAGCATACAGACTTTAAATGGATTTCTTCTTTGAAAGACATAGAGAGCAATCTCGTTGTGCCTTATTTGCTTGAAATCCTTGCTGACAAATCCAAATAA
- the parC gene encoding DNA topoisomerase IV subunit A produces the protein MSNIQNMSLEDIMGERFGRYSKYIIQERALPDIRDGLKPVQRRILYSMNKDGNTHDKGYRKSAKSVGNIMGNFHPHGDSSIYDAMVRMSQDWKNREILVEMHGNNGSMDGDPPAAMRYTEARLSEIAGYLLQDIEKNTVPFAWNFDDTEKEPTVLPAAFPNLLVNGATGISAGYATDIPPHNLAEVIDAVVYMIDHPSAKVDKLMEFLPGPDFPTGAIIQGRDEIKKAYETGKGRVVVRSKTEIEQLKGGKQQIVVTEIPYEINKAVLVKKIDDVRVNNKVAGIAEVRDESDRDGLRIAIELKKDANADLILNYLFKYTDLQVNYNFNMVAIDNYTPRQVGIIPILSSYIAHRRDIIVARSRFDKEKAERRLHIVEGLIRVISILDEVIALIRASENKADAKENLKVSYDFTEEQAEAIVTLQLYRLTNTDIVTLEEEHASLKEQIATLAAIIGDERTMFNLMKKELREVKKLFGNPRRSELQDTAKTIEIDTASLIVEEETFVSVTRAGYIKRTSPRSFNASTVEEVGKRDDDELIFVEPAKTTQHLLLFTNLGNAIYRPIHELTDTKWKDIGEHLSQTLTNFEQEEEILFAEIVDQFEGVTYFAATQQGQIKRFERKELSPWRTYRSKSTKYAKLKDQDDRIVAVAPVVLEDIMIITKNGYGLRFNVEEVPVVGAKAAGVKAINLKDGDQVVAVFKSTTPSMYILTHRGSLKRMLQDDIPVTSRAKRGLQVLRELKNKPHRVFKAGPVFTDQGDFDLFTSQDEVAEQDQILQITSTTGQVTEIDLTQLSISERTSNGSFVNDTISDQEVFSATIK, from the coding sequence ATGTCTAATATTCAAAATATGTCCTTGGAGGACATCATGGGGGAGCGCTTTGGTCGCTACTCCAAATACATTATTCAAGAACGGGCTCTTCCTGATATTCGGGATGGCTTGAAACCAGTTCAACGGCGGATTCTTTATTCGATGAATAAGGATGGCAATACCCATGACAAGGGCTACCGCAAGTCTGCCAAGTCTGTTGGTAATATCATGGGGAATTTCCACCCTCACGGGGACAGTTCCATCTATGATGCCATGGTCCGCATGTCTCAGGACTGGAAAAATCGTGAGATCCTAGTCGAAATGCACGGAAACAATGGTTCCATGGACGGTGATCCACCGGCAGCCATGCGTTATACGGAAGCTCGTTTGTCTGAAATTGCGGGTTATCTTTTGCAAGATATCGAAAAGAATACAGTGCCTTTTGCCTGGAACTTTGATGATACGGAAAAAGAGCCAACTGTTTTGCCGGCAGCCTTTCCAAACCTCTTGGTCAATGGGGCAACAGGGATTTCAGCTGGTTACGCGACAGACATTCCGCCACACAACCTTGCTGAAGTCATTGATGCCGTGGTCTATATGATCGACCATCCATCTGCCAAGGTAGACAAGCTCATGGAGTTTCTACCTGGACCGGATTTCCCAACTGGTGCCATTATCCAAGGCCGGGATGAGATTAAGAAAGCCTATGAAACTGGTAAGGGTCGGGTGGTTGTCCGCTCTAAAACCGAGATTGAGCAGCTCAAAGGAGGCAAGCAGCAAATTGTTGTTACCGAGATCCCTTATGAGATCAACAAGGCTGTCTTGGTCAAGAAAATTGATGATGTCCGTGTCAACAACAAGGTTGCTGGTATCGCTGAGGTTCGGGATGAGTCTGACCGAGATGGTCTTCGTATTGCCATTGAGCTCAAAAAAGATGCCAATGCAGACTTGATCTTGAACTACTTGTTCAAGTATACGGACTTGCAGGTCAACTATAACTTCAATATGGTGGCGATTGACAATTATACCCCTCGTCAAGTGGGGATTATACCGATTCTCTCTAGCTACATTGCTCACCGTCGGGATATCATTGTCGCTCGCTCGCGCTTTGATAAGGAAAAGGCAGAACGACGGCTCCACATCGTAGAGGGCTTGATCCGCGTGATTTCCATCCTCGATGAAGTCATTGCCTTGATCCGCGCTTCTGAAAACAAGGCAGATGCCAAGGAAAACCTCAAGGTCAGCTACGATTTCACGGAAGAACAAGCAGAAGCTATTGTTACTTTGCAATTGTACCGTTTGACCAATACGGATATCGTGACATTGGAAGAAGAGCATGCCAGTCTCAAGGAGCAAATCGCGACCTTGGCAGCCATCATTGGGGATGAACGGACTATGTTTAACCTCATGAAGAAGGAATTGCGTGAAGTCAAGAAGCTCTTTGGTAACCCTCGTCGCAGTGAGTTGCAAGACACTGCTAAAACGATTGAGATCGATACAGCTAGTCTGATCGTTGAAGAGGAAACCTTCGTCAGCGTGACCCGTGCGGGTTACATTAAACGGACCTCTCCTCGTTCCTTCAATGCGTCGACAGTGGAAGAAGTCGGTAAGCGGGACGACGATGAATTGATTTTCGTAGAGCCTGCTAAGACCACTCAGCATCTCTTACTCTTTACCAACTTGGGGAATGCCATTTATCGACCAATTCACGAATTGACAGATACCAAGTGGAAGGATATCGGAGAGCACCTCAGTCAAACCTTGACCAATTTCGAGCAAGAGGAAGAAATTCTCTTTGCGGAGATTGTGGATCAGTTTGAGGGAGTTACCTACTTTGCAGCAACCCAACAAGGTCAAATCAAGCGCTTTGAACGCAAGGAATTGAGCCCATGGCGGACTTATCGTTCTAAATCGACTAAGTATGCTAAGCTAAAAGATCAAGACGACCGTATCGTAGCAGTTGCGCCAGTTGTTCTTGAAGATATCATGATCATTACTAAAAATGGGTATGGGTTGCGCTTCAATGTTGAGGAGGTCCCTGTCGTAGGAGCCAAAGCAGCAGGGGTCAAAGCCATTAACCTCAAAGATGGGGACCAAGTTGTGGCCGTCTTTAAGTCAACGACGCCAAGCATGTACATTCTGACTCATAGAGGTAGTCTGAAACGGATGTTACAAGACGATATTCCTGTGACCAGTCGGGCCAAACGGGGACTACAGGTCTTGCGTGAGTTGAAAAATAAACCACACCGCGTCTTCAAGGCAGGTCCAGTCTTCACTGACCAGGGAGATTTTGATCTCTTTACGAGCCAAGATGAAGTGGCAGAACAAGATCAAATTCTTCAGATCACTTCTACAACAGGGCAGGTGACAGAAATTGATTTGACGCAATTAAGCATTTCTGAAAGAACAAGCAATGGATCCTTTGTCAACGATACCATTTCGGATCAAGAAGTTTTTTCAGCTACCATCAAATAA
- the parE gene encoding DNA topoisomerase IV subunit B, which produces MAKKEININNYNDDAIQVLEGLDAVRKRPGMYIGSTDGNGLHHMVWEIVDNAVDEALSGFGSQIDVTINKDGSLSVEDQGRGMPTGMHAMGKPTVEVIFTVLHAGGKFGQGGYKTSGGLHGVGSSVVNALSSWLEVEITRDGAVYKQRFEDGGKPVTTLEKIGSAPKSKTGTKVTFMPDPTIFSTTDFKFNTIAERIKESAFLLKDVTLTLTDLRKEEDNHVAFHYENGVQDFVEYLNEDKETLTPVLYFSGESDGFQVEVAMQYNDGYSDNILSFVNNVRTKDGGTHETGLKSAITKAMNDYARKTGLLKEKDKNLEGSDYREGLSAVLSILVPEAHLQFEGQTKDKLGSPLARPVVDSIVSDKLTFFLMENGELASNLIRKAIKARDAREAARKARDESRNGKKSKKDKGLLSGKLTPAQSKNPKKNELYLVEGDSAGGSAKQGRDRKFQAILPLRGKVLNTEKANMSDILKNEEINTMIYTIGAGVGADFSVEDANYDKIIIMTDADTDGAHIQTLLLTFFYRYMRPLVEAGHVYIALPPLYKMSKGKGKKEEVAYAWTDSELEELRRTFGRGATLQRYKGLGEMNADQLWETTMNPETRTLIRVTIDDLARAERRVSVLMGDKAAPRRQWIEDNVKFTLEENTVF; this is translated from the coding sequence GTGGCAAAAAAGGAAATCAATATTAATAATTATAATGACGATGCCATTCAGGTACTAGAAGGGTTGGATGCAGTCCGTAAACGTCCAGGAATGTATATCGGATCGACCGATGGAAACGGCTTGCATCACATGGTCTGGGAGATCGTGGATAATGCGGTCGATGAAGCCTTGTCTGGCTTTGGCTCACAAATCGATGTCACGATTAATAAAGATGGTTCTCTATCGGTAGAAGACCAGGGACGTGGAATGCCGACAGGGATGCATGCTATGGGCAAACCGACCGTTGAAGTGATTTTTACGGTCCTCCACGCTGGAGGGAAGTTTGGTCAAGGAGGTTATAAGACATCTGGAGGTCTTCACGGAGTGGGATCATCGGTCGTCAATGCCCTTTCTAGCTGGCTTGAGGTAGAAATTACCCGTGATGGAGCTGTCTACAAGCAACGCTTTGAAGATGGTGGAAAACCAGTTACGACTCTTGAAAAGATTGGCTCGGCTCCCAAGTCTAAGACAGGGACCAAGGTCACCTTCATGCCGGATCCAACTATCTTTTCAACGACGGATTTCAAATTTAATACCATTGCTGAGCGGATCAAAGAATCAGCCTTCTTGCTTAAGGACGTGACGCTGACGCTGACCGACCTTCGTAAGGAAGAAGATAACCATGTGGCCTTTCATTATGAAAATGGTGTCCAAGATTTTGTAGAGTACTTGAACGAAGACAAGGAAACTTTGACACCTGTTCTCTACTTTAGTGGCGAATCAGATGGTTTTCAGGTAGAAGTAGCCATGCAATACAATGATGGTTACTCAGATAATATCTTGTCCTTCGTAAATAATGTCCGCACCAAAGATGGGGGAACCCACGAGACAGGTCTGAAGTCAGCCATTACCAAGGCCATGAACGACTATGCAAGAAAGACAGGACTTCTCAAGGAAAAAGACAAAAATCTGGAAGGATCAGACTACCGCGAAGGTTTGTCTGCTGTTCTTTCAATCTTGGTCCCAGAAGCTCATTTGCAGTTTGAAGGGCAAACCAAAGACAAATTAGGAAGTCCCTTGGCTCGTCCAGTCGTTGATAGCATTGTTTCTGATAAATTGACCTTCTTCCTCATGGAAAATGGAGAGTTGGCTTCTAATCTCATTCGTAAGGCTATTAAGGCCCGTGATGCGCGTGAAGCAGCTCGAAAAGCGCGGGATGAAAGCCGAAATGGCAAGAAGAGCAAAAAGGACAAAGGACTTTTATCTGGTAAATTGACACCAGCCCAGTCTAAAAATCCTAAGAAAAATGAACTCTATCTAGTCGAAGGAGACTCTGCTGGCGGTTCTGCCAAACAAGGACGGGACCGTAAGTTCCAAGCGATTCTCCCTCTTCGTGGGAAGGTTCTCAATACTGAGAAAGCCAATATGAGTGATATTCTCAAGAACGAGGAAATCAACACCATGATCTACACCATTGGTGCAGGAGTTGGGGCAGATTTCTCTGTGGAAGATGCCAACTACGATAAGATCATTATCATGACCGATGCGGATACAGATGGTGCCCACATTCAGACCCTTCTCTTAACCTTCTTCTATCGCTATATGCGACCTTTGGTAGAAGCTGGACATGTCTACATTGCGCTTCCTCCTCTTTATAAGATGTCGAAAGGCAAAGGCAAGAAAGAAGAAGTAGCCTATGCTTGGACAGATAGCGAATTAGAAGAGTTGCGTCGGACCTTTGGCCGTGGAGCAACCCTCCAACGGTACAAAGGGTTGGGGGAAATGAATGCGGATCAGCTTTGGGAAACGACCATGAATCCAGAAACTCGTACCCTGATCCGTGTCACCATTGATGATTTAGCGCGTGCAGAACGCCGTGTCTCCGTCCTTATGGGAGATAAGGCTGCACCACGTCGTCAATGGATTGAAGATAACGTTAAGTTTACCTTAGAAGAAAATACAGTTTTTTAA
- the plsY gene encoding glycerol-3-phosphate 1-O-acyltransferase PlsY → MIKEISVLILAYLLGSIPSGLWIGKIFFHINIREHGSGNTGTTNTFRILGKKAGIIVFAIDFLKGTLAVLLPTFFGIQGISPMVFGLLAVLGHTFPIFAGFKGGKAVATSAGVLLGFSPILLLILAVYFVASLYLTSMISFSSVTVALLAILSVLLLPLTGWILHSYDPLFTIIVLALATLIILRHKDNIQRIKEKKENLIPWGKNITHQQPKN, encoded by the coding sequence ATGATAAAAGAAATAAGTGTTTTAATTTTAGCCTATCTATTAGGTTCCATTCCTTCGGGATTATGGATTGGGAAAATCTTTTTCCATATTAATATACGGGAACATGGCTCGGGCAATACAGGAACGACCAATACCTTTCGGATTTTAGGGAAGAAAGCTGGGATCATCGTCTTTGCGATTGATTTCTTAAAAGGGACTTTAGCCGTTCTCCTTCCGACTTTCTTCGGAATTCAGGGGATCTCACCGATGGTCTTTGGTCTCTTAGCTGTTTTGGGACACACATTCCCGATTTTTGCTGGATTCAAAGGTGGAAAAGCAGTGGCGACGAGTGCTGGTGTCTTACTTGGTTTCTCGCCTATCCTGCTACTCATTTTAGCTGTCTATTTTGTAGCCAGCCTGTATTTAACCAGTATGATCTCGTTTTCGAGTGTTACCGTTGCGCTACTCGCCATTCTATCTGTCCTCCTTCTCCCATTGACTGGATGGATCTTGCACAGCTATGATCCACTTTTTACAATCATTGTCTTGGCACTAGCGACCTTGATCATTCTTCGTCACAAGGACAATATCCAACGGATCAAAGAGAAAAAAGAAAATCTCATCCCTTGGGGAAAGAATATCACCCATCAACAACCAAAAAACTAG